A segment of the Corallococcus silvisoli genome:
CCCAGAGCGCGAAGGGCAGGGTGGCCCCCGCCATCAGGTACGCGAGGCTGCTGGTGAGCGACACGAGGTAGCCGCTGTACGCGAACGCCACTCCCGCGAAGAACGCGCCCGCCCGGGGCACCGCGTACAGGCGCAGCAGCGCGTACGTGCCCAGCAGCGCCAGCGGTGGGCACAGCAGCACGGAGAGCTTCATCGCCATGCCGGTGGACAGCACCAGCCCCGCCCACTGGGAGGGATGGAACGCTGCGGAGAGCATCATCCCCGGGAACGACTGCCCCAGTCCGTCGAAGGGATACCAGCTCGGAAAGCCGCCCGCCGCCACGCGCTCCGCCCAGTAGCGGCGCAGGGGCGCGTAGACGAGCAGCATGTCGCGTCCGGTGAAGACCTGCGCGCTGAACACCGCCCGGTAGAAGAACAGGCACGTCAGCCCGAGCGCCCCGCCCACCACGGCCCAGGCCGCGCGCGGACCCGGGACTCGTGGTTCAGCGCGCGCCAGCGGTGCGGGGGGCTCCATCGGGGCGCGGATTGTTCCCCGTCGGGGGGCTCCCGTCCACCCGCGCGGTCACGCGCCCTTCGCGGGGGCGAAGTACGAGCAGAACGTCGTGACGTCCCGGTAGCCCATGCGGCGGTAGACGGGCGCGCCGGCGGCCGTGGCATGCAGCACCGTGCGCTCCAGCCCCCACGCCGCCTTCGCCTGCTCCAGCGCGTGGCGCAAGACGGTCTCCGCGGCGCCCTGGCGGCGGTGCTCGGCCAGGGTCGCCACGAGCGCGATGTAGACGACGCCCTCCACGCGCAGCGCCGCGGTGGTCGTCGTGGGGGCGCCCTCGTGGCAGCCCACGAAGGCGCGGCACTCGGGGCCGAAGATGCCCGGCGCGGCCAGCGCCTCGCGCCCGAGCACTTGCGGCATGTCGTAGCTGGCGGCGTTCACGTCCGCGATCGCGTTGTGGCCCCACGCATCCCGCACCGGCCGCAGGTCGAGCGGCGGCAGCGGGCGCACCGGTTCGAGCAGCCGGTCCGCCACCATGCCCGTCGTGAC
Coding sequences within it:
- a CDS encoding GNAT family N-acetyltransferase, coding for MSRAEIDESYAQFRGAWRLFALGLPGGEVVERPEVFITAGHVAWSLMNMAFLPKPVETEAELERAVDSAARYFARGPHGWAFTLTQDWLAPSLRERADAVLAARGLKPGMVTTGMVADRLLEPVRPLPPLDLRPVRDAWGHNAIADVNAASYDMPQVLGREALAAPGIFGPECRAFVGCHEGAPTTTTAALRVEGVVYIALVATLAEHRRQGAAETVLRHALEQAKAAWGLERTVLHATAAGAPVYRRMGYRDVTTFCSYFAPAKGA